A region of the Micromonospora sediminicola genome:
CCGGGCCGGTCGGTCTCCCGGCGGACCGGCTCCGGCGGGGCGTCCACGTGGAACAGCTCGGTGTGCACCGCCGAGTCGGGCACCCCGCGACCGGCCAGCACCGCCTTGGCGTCCACCACCATCCCGTACGGGCCGCAGAGGAACCACTCCTCGATCTCGTCGCCGGGCACGACCGAGTCCAGCAGCCGGGTCAGCCGGTCGGCGTCGATCCGCCCGGACAGCAGCGCCGACTCCCCCATCTCCCGGGACAGCACGTGCACCAGGTGCAGCCGGGTCGGGTAGCGGTCCTTCAGGTCGGCCAGCTCCTCGGCGAACATCACCGTGTTCGCCGTGCGGTTGCCGTACACCAGGGTGAAGGTGCTCCCCGGCTCGACGGCCAGCGCGGTCGCGGCCAGGCCGAGCACCGGGGTGATGCCGGAGCCGGCCACCACCGCGCCGTACCGGCGGACCCGGTCCGGGGCGAACGCGGAGGTGAAGTGCCCCAGCGGGGGCAGCACGTCGACGGTGTCGCCGCCGCGCAGCGCGCCGCAGGCGTACGCGGAGAAGGCCCCGCCCGGGACCTCGCGCACCCCGATCCGCAACCGGCCGTGCCGGGCCAGCTCGTCCGGGGTGGAGCAGATCGAGTACGACCGCCGCGCCTCCCCGGCCTCCGGGTCGGCGGCGCCCGCCGGACGCCGGACCGTGAGGTGCTGCCCGGCGGAGAACGCGAACGTCTCCCGCAGCTCCTCGGGCACCGCGAACGTGATCGACACCGAGTCGTCGGTGAGCCGGTCGACGGCGGCGACGGACAACGGGTGGAAGACCGGCCGGCGACGGACCGGCCGGGTGATGGTGACAGTCACAGCGCCTTCAGGTGGTCGAAGGGTTCGGAGCAGGAACGGCAGCGCCACAACGCCTTGCACGCGGTGGAGCCGAACCGGCTGACCTGCGTGGTGTCCGGCGATCCGCACCGCGGGCAGCGGACGGCCAGGGTCAGCGGCACCACGGTGTCGTCGCCGCGCGGGGCGGGCGGCGCGATGCCGGCGGCGGCGAGCTTGGCCCGGCCGGTGTCGGAGATCCAGTCGGTGCTCCAGGCCGGGCTGTAGACCGTGCGGACCTCGGCGTCCGGATGCCCGGCCGCGGCGAGCGCCC
Encoded here:
- the paaE gene encoding 1,2-phenylacetyl-CoA epoxidase subunit PaaE; the encoded protein is MTVTITRPVRRRPVFHPLSVAAVDRLTDDSVSITFAVPEELRETFAFSAGQHLTVRRPAGAADPEAGEARRSYSICSTPDELARHGRLRIGVREVPGGAFSAYACGALRGGDTVDVLPPLGHFTSAFAPDRVRRYGAVVAGSGITPVLGLAATALAVEPGSTFTLVYGNRTANTVMFAEELADLKDRYPTRLHLVHVLSREMGESALLSGRIDADRLTRLLDSVVPGDEIEEWFLCGPYGMVVDAKAVLAGRGVPDSAVHTELFHVDAPPEPVRRETDRPGAGAEVTILLDGRSSSFTMGRDERVLDAALRVRGELPYACKGGVCSTCRAKVTEGEVTMARNYALEPDEVAAGYVLTCQSSPVTDKLTVDYDA
- the paaD gene encoding 1,2-phenylacetyl-CoA epoxidase subunit PaaD → MSDVRAAVAAVVDPEIRVITIDELGILRAVEEEPGTGRVLVTITPTYTGCPAMDVIRADIRRALAAAGHPDAEVRTVYSPAWSTDWISDTGRAKLAAAGIAPPAPRGDDTVVPLTLAVRCPRCGSPDTTQVSRFGSTACKALWRCRSCSEPFDHLKAL